In a single window of the Callithrix jacchus isolate 240 chromosome 1, calJac240_pri, whole genome shotgun sequence genome:
- the ZNF280A gene encoding zinc finger protein 280A yields MGDVFLCKEAESPQKNLRESKQRDKGDEDPELIFVGVEHVHKHAEILFVGVFSNSKPVISNILNRVTPGSNSRRKKGHFRQDPVHVSQPANHVTSMAKAIMPVSPSEERSTDSPVVMESSSEPGYKMSSPQVVSPNSSDSLPSGTQCLVEAVVSGEGRNENSPDSKLLSTSDINSRNPKRVKLRDGIPGIHSLAVVLSDNSPVISTNAPSQGVCNSSNHVQNGVTFPWADANERAHLNLGNPERANDFDGLVMTDVSSLASQKKTFDPKKENLIVLLNDFYYGQHKGDGQLEQKTDTTFKCLSCLKTLKNVKFMNHVKHHLEFEKQRNDSWENHTTCQHCHRKFPTPFRLQCHVDSVHITQGPSAVCKICELSFKTDQVLLQHMKDHHKPGEMPYVCHVCHYRSSFFADVETHFRTCHENTKNLLCPFCLKIFKTAIPYMNHCWRHSRKRVRQCSKCRLQFLTLKEETKHKTKNHHTFKKPEQLQGLPRETKVIIRTSVQPGSSDVASIIVSNVTGDNPQLSPVKTKKMTMNTRDSRLPCSKDSS; encoded by the coding sequence ATGGGAGACGTCTTTTTGTGTAAGGAAGCAGAATCACCACAGAAGAATTTGAGAGAATCCAAACAGAGGGACAAGGGTGATGAAGACCCAGAGCTGATCTTCGTTGGGGTGGAGCATGTACATAAACACGCCGAAATTCTCTTTGTTGGGGTGTTTTCAAATTCAAAACcagtcatttcaaatattttgaacagAGTCACCCCAGGCTcaaattcaagaagaaaaaaaggccatTTCCGTCAAGATCCTGTTCACGTGTCGCAGCCTGCCAATCATGTGACTTCTATGGCAAAAGCCATTATGCCAGTTTCTCCATCTGAGGAAAGATCAACAGACAGTCCTGTCGTTATGGAGTCTTCATCTGAACCTGGTTATAAAATGAGCTCACCACAAGTTGTCTCTCCCAATTCCTCAGATTCACTCCCATCAGGGACTCAGTGTCTAGTCGAAGCTGTGGTCTCTGGAGAAGGCAGAAATGAGAATTCTCCTGATTCAAAGCTACTTTCCACTTCAGATATAAACAGCAGAAATCCCAAAAGGGTTAAACTCAGGGATGGAATCCCAGGGATACATTCTTTAGCTGTAGTCCTTTCAGATAACTCTCCTGTTATAAGCACAAATGCACCCTCACAGGGGGTCTGCAACTCATCAAACCATGTTCAGAATGGAGTAACATTTCCTTGGGCTGATGCTAATGAAAGGGCACATTTAAATCTTGGGAATCCTGAAAGAGCAAATGACTTTGATGGCCTGGTAATGACAGATGTTTCAAGTCTAGCAAGTCAAAAGAAGACCTTTGATcccaagaaagaaaatctgatcGTGTTACTTAATGACTTTTACTATGGACAGCATAAAGGAGATGGGCAGCTGGAACAGAAGACTGACACCACCTTTAAATGCCTCAGCTGCTTGAAAACTCTAAAAAATGTTAAGTTCATGAATCACGTGAAGCATCATTTGGAGTTTGAGAAGCAGAGGAATGACAGCTGGGAAAACCACACCACCTGCCAGCACTGCCACCGGAAATTTCCCACTCCCTTCCGGCTACAGTGTCACGTTGACAGTGTGCACATCACTCAGGGGCCCTCTGCTGTCTGTAAGATCTGTGAATTGTCATTCAAAACAGATCAGGTCCTCTTACAACACATGAAGGACCATCATAAGCCTGGCGAAATGCCCTATGTGTGCCACGTTTGCCATTACAGATCATCGTTCTTTGCTGATGTGGAAACACATTTCAGAACATGCCATGAAAACACAAAGAATTTGCTTTGTCCCTTTTGTCTCAAAATTTTCAAAACTGCAATACCATATATGAATCATTGTTGGAGGCATAGCAGGAAGAGAGTCCGTCAATGTTCCAAGTGCCGGCTGCAGTTTTTGACGTTGAAGGAGGAAACAAAGCACAAAACCAAGAACCATCACACATTTAAAAAGCCAGAGCAACTGCAAGGGTTGCCTCGTGAAACAAAAGTTATTATTCGAACTTCAGTTCAgccaggctcaagtgatgtgGCTTCCATTATTGTGAGCAACGTTACAGGTGACAACCCTCAGCTGTCACCTGTAAAAACTAAAAAGATGACTATGAACACTAGAGATTCCAGACTCCCCTGCAGCAAGGATTCTAGCTGA